The Myripristis murdjan chromosome 11, fMyrMur1.1, whole genome shotgun sequence genomic sequence GTGCTCATGGGAAATGCAATCGTCATTCCAGGAAACACTACTGTTTTGTCCACAGGAGGGTGCCAAAGTGAACACAAAATTAAAGTTCCTTGTAGTTGCTTTAACCAGCCTAACCAATGGAGGCAACAAGTacaagccaatcagaggcagagtttCCGCAGggcaggtgagaaaaaaaataaggcaCTTAGGAGCTATTTTTACCTTTAAAATGATCAAGCCAATAACAGGCATTATACAACAATTAAAGAGAGGATTATTTAATGATACTACTGTGACATTCAGCACTGTAAAAGTCCTTCTCTATTTTCCATAATGATCAAATTTagattacatttaaaatttaaaaatccaaattttTGACAAATTACTATGTCAAAATcaggaggagaagggaaagtATAGATGACACTTGTCTGAAAGCAAGGCCACATGCATGTCCCTGTGCTTGTTCCCACCTGAATAAACAACCCACTGATGTGGAAGTCTAACAAGCGACCTGATGCTTGACTTCATCTCAGGCAACTATGATGGCAAGGTTGCATCACTGTCCTCTGTGggaatcactgttgtgtttcagcAAAACTGCAGCTCTACTCCTCTCAATAGAAAAGCCAAGCATGTAGCAATGACACAAGTCCCTCTGAAtgtcaatggaaaaaatgaggaatattATGTATATTCCAGTCAAGTAATTTGACTAAACACTGCTTTTAAAACCCCAAAGGAGGGTGAGAGTATTTGCCACTGAGACACTCACTAATAGGCATGATTTCTTCCTTTCATATCTTTCAATAATCTCATTATTGTACAGTTAAATGCCAGCAACATCATCAGTTTGAGTACTGAATGTGATTTTGCACATGTTATCGCACACCAATATTCATACGATTTCTTATGCTGGGAAAATTCTTGGGATACTCTTTATTTGCATCCGATTAAGCCCTACCAGGTGTACACATGAGTGACTGCCGGTGTCAGGGTGGCATGAAACATGACCCACCTCATAGAAGCACACCAGCACCCTGTAGACAAGAGCCACAGCCATCATCTTCTGCAGGTCCTCCATCGACGTGTTCTCATCTATCTCCTCCACTATGAAGTGAGTAATGAATTTGgcaatgtccctttaaaaatgacagagaTGTTGCCTAGATGAAGATTGATCTGAGGAACAACAAACGAACTTTGCATAACAACAGTGACGCAAACTCTTCAGTGTTTGAAATTGCATGACAATGTAAAACCAAAATTTTGCATAACTGCAATGCAACTGCCAAAAGGTAATGACACTCATAAATATCTTGAGAAATGTTACAAATACTGCACTCAGTGTAGAAGACAGTGGTGCCAAAAGAGACTGAACTGGTTATATTCTGTGTGAATTTTAAAACTCCCCCGTATTGCCTTCATTTAGGCTTCAGGCTTGTTATGTGAGCAAATTTGCCAGTATTTGCTTTACTTTAACAGTCTGcagtggcttgactcacttcaTCCCACTCAGGTGCATGATCCACAGCACAATGGTGGCCTTCACGCAAAACAGGATAAAGAAGTCCACCGTCTCTGCTAGGAACCTCTGGAGGGGATAAGGGATGGTGTACTCCCGtcctgacagacagatggaaagacaACTGCCCtcagtgtattttatttgattaggAAAGATGTCATTCTCAAATGGGACGTCTTATCACCACATTATCTAGTGTGCCCAGGCAAATTATCTAGGATCGTATATCACAAAGGCCTGAGTCAAGCTGCTAGAATTAAACAGTGGactgaaaaaaggaacaaactTGAAATGACATGAAGCGAACAAGCTCGCTTTCCATATCAATCAATAGGCCTGTTACCTTCCCAGCAGAGTCGTGACGCAGCCTACACACAATGTAGTCCAAACATCACTGTGGCTTAAGGGCATTTTTGACGCTGTAAGCCAATGGCAGGCTTATAGAAGCACGAGCTGAGGCCTACCTGCTTGAGGTGGGTTCCCATTCTGCTGCTGGGCTGCCCTGGCATCATTTGGCGGAGTCGAGGTGGCAGCTGAGGTCCGCTGCTCCGCCTGGGCACCAGCCGTGTAGGGCGGCGCAGGGAAACTGAAGGGGTACGGGTAGGTGTACCAGTGTCGGGTGTCAAAGGGCTGCTGGCCGGGGGTTGGAGCAGGTGCAGCGGGTGTCTGGGCGCCTGCTCCCGGCTGAGGGAAGCTGCACGGCGGGGGGAAAGGAAAGGCAGCCAGGGCCATCCAGCTCTGCCAGTTCGCATAGCTCCAGTAATGATGCCACATCCACTGCTGCAGCCGGGCGCAGTACTCCGTGGTGGTGCTGGGCTCGGCTTGCTTTTCCTCCATTTCGGCCGTATCACGCTGGCCGTCACTTGTCGCAGCCGCAGCCATGTTCGAGCCACCGCACGAGCTCACCTAATTAGGAAGCTTAATCTATAGAAACGTCTTTCCTCCTCCAGATAATCCCCCGCTTCCTTCGTTCATGTTCGCTCTCTGCTCTGCTATGGAGGCGACACGGACGGGACTACGAGTGTCAATAAACAGGGGTTTCCGGAACCGCACAGCATCACTTTGCACACCCGAGTCGTTGAATACCATTTTGATGCAAGCCAAACGCCATCGGTGTGTATATAAAATTACAATGTGAAGGTCTAATTTACCTGCAATGGGCTTATAAGTGAAAAAACTTCCACTTTACACAAATCTCTAATAATAATCCCCCATCTTTCGTTAATGGTATAGGCCATTTAAAGGCGTATTCTGTATTTTCCTCAGTGTATGCTCAGTAACAGGTGTGCATACTGCACCGGCGCAATACTATATAAATAGGCTACTACAGGTAATTAGGGGCACTTACTGCACCAGTGGTGAAAGTTGCATCAGTAAAAGGGATGTTGCCTAATATCTGCAGACTTTTACTTCTTATTTCAGTCTTATATTTACCGTCTTTTTTCACTGAGATATGCATCTCTTCTCCCAAGATAAGTGTCCTCTGCCCTTGTTATTGATATATGTTACATATATCCTGTTACTTCCATGTAGGCTACACCCTCAAATGCTGTCTCATCATGGCAGTATTGCAGTCATTGAAACCGGTATTGTTACATGGACAACAccttatttcacattttccatgCTTGTGAATATCAAGAGTCAAATAGTCTCTTGCACAGAGGTAAAATGGCCGAGTAAGAATGACAAATATTTGGGCAAAGACTGTTGACTTAAGGGGACAATTCAGCTTTTGGTTGGGCCCTGCTGAAAATATTCATACAGTAGCTTTAGGGAATAATAGATACCTGCTACTATTCTTAATGTAATACACCCAAATACGTTAAAatacgaagaagaagaagaagaagaagaagaagaagaagaagaagaagaagaagaagaagaaatagaaTGGTTGACTAGTTTTTAATCAGTATTTAGTGTTGACTATTTCCTCTTAGTTAActgagacttaaaaaaaaattggatgaGGTTTTTTCTGCCATTTATTTGTGCTTCTACTGTGTTTTcatacactacactacactacacacacacacacacacacacacacacacacacacacacacacatacaaatacatacttAGAATGGCAACCAGAACTGAATTAGAGTCCAGTTCAGCTTCTACTCTTTAACAGAAGTACACAATAGCGGTGATTTATGAAGGAGAACTTTATACTCCTGACAGTGATGGTTCCCTTgctcaaagaagaagaagcgtGTCAGATTACAAAGTGTGTCAGATTACATCTGACACGCTTTGTGTATCATCTACTTAAATTCCAGGGCAATTTGTTAACAGGGTAGTTATAACTGTTGAATTTTAAAACGGCAAGCACTATGTTGAAGCTAAATCAACATACTGGGTCAGTTTATATCAATGAATTAAACTCATCAGTTCAGCTGAAACTGGTAACTTCTCAGTGGAACTTGACAGGCAGACAAACGACTTCCTTTTTTAAGATTAAGTGTCTTTCTTGTTTATGATAGtgaatgattttcattttacatcCACATAATAATGAGACAAGTAAGCACGAAAAGGCGAATATGCTGCAGCATATTTTGTCACCAGCGTGTTGAGGTGAATCCCTCCCAGGTGGTCCTAAACTTTCCAGCTTGCACCAcaagagagcagcagaggcctATTAATCCAAATTAATAGTACGGCATCAGAGTCAACTACACTTTAAAGTAGGTGCATTTTGGAGCTCATTTAGGAGACATAAGCAAATATTTTGCTTCTGACTCTATTTATTCCCCGCCATAAATGATAGCTTATTTAGATTTATAGAGGGAGGAAGAGCTTTCATTCGTTATAAACTTTGCTTCTGAACTTGCAGCCGGTTGATGGACCCCCAACAATTCAGTAGTCTGACACAGGGGCCATTGGGGTCAAAACTCTCCATAAAAGCTGCTCCGGATATGGCTTTGATTTCAAAGACCTGCTGGCTGGTCAGCTGATGAAAAGCTATGTTTTGCCCCCCAACACAAacacccctctctccccctctcccccccttgtctttacacacacactataaccCCCCTCCTCACCAGtatctctctcatttctcccctctctccttctaattttcgctctctctctctctctctctctctctctctctctctctctctctctctctctctctctctctctccctctctctctctctccctttagtCCCCCTCCTCTCTGATTAAAGGGACGatgagggggggtgggggtgggtgtaTTTGCTGACTTGGCTGGCCCGACTCTGTGGGTTAGGTGTTAGCTCTGCCAGTTCTAAATGACTATGCCGAGCCCAATGAATAGAGCCAGTGAGGCGGACGCCAATCGGACCCCAATGAGCGTTATCCCTGTCGACAGAGGCCATACGATGACTGGGCCCAAAAGTAATCAGGCCCAAATAAAAGCTGCATCCAGCAAACGCTGACCCCCATAGAACCTGCCACCCTGAGGGGATTAAtgctgtggaggtgtgtgtgtgttggcaagAGGGGGGGTATGGACAGGGAGCGGGTACTgtatgggtgtgcatgtgtgtatgtgtgtgtgtgtgtgtgcagatggaTGGGTTTTTACTGATCACTATCACACAGGTAGCATTCACCATCAACAGAGAGCATTGAACGCTGCACAGAGATCAGTCTCAGGAGAAATGCACTCAAAGTTAAGGGTTTCTTGTCCACGCATTTCCCCAAAATGTTCCCGttgagctgctgctgactgaatgaGAGAATCCCAAAACACCATTTCCTCCCCCACCATTTCAGCGACAATTGTGCATACTATAGCTGCATTGCTTTTAAAATGGCCTCTGTGTGGTAGCCTATGGGTCGTTTTCATTTCAATATAAAGATGTAACTGATGCAATTTAAGTTGTTTGGTATTGTTTCATGGCTTTATTATcacacatttttgcagtgaCTTTGCTTTCATATTTGGAGCTTTCAGAGTGgagccctgcgatggactgacGACCTGTCCATGGggtttccctgccttctgccatgcatgctgggacaggctccagcccCCTGCTATTCTGATAAGTgattatggaaaatggatggatggatggatgatggatctCTGGGATCTTGTCCTCAAGGTTGGGACAGCCTCTGCTCTGGCTTACTGCCAAACCATTTAGTCACATCACTCTTTCACTTCTATTCAATCTACACCAGCTGATTCATCACCTGCAAAGCAAGTGTGTGTTCACCATGCATGCGGTCATGATGTATGTACAAATTCACAATATACTTGCATTAGGAAACAATAAAGGACATAGTTGGAAAACAGGATATGCTAAATAAAAGCCACACTGAGCATTTTTGCTGCTTAGACATCTAATCATCTACGGTACCGCTTAGATTGCATAAATAGCATTTCCTAAGGTATTTGACAAAAATGAAGCATTATCTGGTACATATGGACTTCTATGGTGCttactttttatttacatagcCAAAAAAGATCCTGGGCTATATCAGATGCTGAAATGACATCTCTTGCTCAGTGGGATACATTAGGTCATAACAGAGGGGTATCTAGTGGGCACACTGCCATATGGCGTCAACCTTAATCTAATCTATCCTTACTCTTTTTGAGTCAACAGAGGTTAATATTACAGTGAGGGTTATGAAATGCACATCTTTCAGGACGCTGTGGATCAGACAGATGGGTGTGTGGTGCATTCACTGACCTAAAGTTCACCGATTTAAAGTTCTTGTAAATAGGGTTACTGTGCCTGTGCAGGATGTGTAACATGCCACTAGACATGCACTATACGAACAAGGTCGCCAAACAACGGTAATGACTCAGAGAGGTGCTGTGTGAACTTGTCTGACTTTGTGTTTAGTCTCAATGTGTATCTTTTAACTGAATTCCAGTCCTAATGTGCACTCTTCTGACGATTCTGGGTACTTGAATGACCAaaggctcctttttttttttttttttttttttttttttttttttacatggtcaGCAGATGTTTGTGATAGGTATGCAGGCTGTCTCTTTCTGCACAATGTTTTTTCATGCAAAAGGAGATCTATTGGGGGGCTGGAGGCAAATGACATAACAACTATGATCAATACTTCAGAGCTGAGTATTGTATAAATACTTTGATGGTGAAACCTTTCACCATTTAAAGATTTTACATCACAGGTTGGAGTCTAAAGTACATTCTCAGGTTTCTGGATTAGGAAGCCTGTTCTTGATGTACAATAAAGCTGATTACATTTTCTTGCAACACAGAGAAATGACACATAAATCTTAAATTGCACGGTATCCCCTTTGTAGTGTGTTAATTGTCAAAAGCAACAGATTACGGTGATTTATGTGGATAACTCCTACAATCACATGGCCTCAGTCTATCTTGGTGGAATTCAGCCACAGTTTACATATAGGTGCTACAGATAACTGTGTGTCTCTGGTGTCAGCACGCAATTATCTgaaaccctttaaaaaaaaacactttaaggGAGGGCGCTTCAAATGAATCACCCAGATAAGTAAGTCAGAAAGTCTGGTGAGAAACATTCCACGTCGGGTTATTCAAGATTTTGATCCGCACAGACACTGGCCTCTGTCTTTGCTGATGCAGTTTTTATGCTGACCTGTTGCCTTGTAAAGCCGCACACTTCTTGAATCTCTTAGTGCAGACAAAGGTTAGTGTGCATTGACTCAGGCCAGTCAGAATGTGTCCAGTGGGTTGCATTTTAAAGAAATGAACAAAGCATTCGTCAATCCTCTGGAGAATGTGGCGAAAGGGGGCCCTGACCTCTTGTTTTGCAGGGGGGAGGTCATGTGATTTATGTAATACTGTATTACAAGTGAAACCATGGATGTCACGGTTTCTTAACAAACCTCAGGCTCAGACACTGTACCACAGAGCAAGAGGAATTCCAGTAGAATGTGACTTGGGCATTTTATGTCTCAAGTATTATTGCACAGTGTCAAATAGAATTTCCATCAATTGATTTTGTACAGAGCTGAAAGAATCTATGAAATATAATTTACACGATCATTCCTTTACTTTTGCTAATGACTGTTTCAACAAATCAGTTTCATTCTGTCAGATTTATCGCCTCATGCTCACAGATTGCAGTGTGGAAAAGACTGAGCTGAGTAAAGCAATGCGAATTGAAAACTGTTTCACTTGCTGAGGCAGCAGAGGGAAGTCCTCACTACCTTTTGCtcatggaaaagaaaaatcccTCAGAGGTTTTGTTACTTTGCCTTATACATTTCACAGTGAGAACCAATTAAGTGAATTATGTCTGCTTCCTTGGAGCCCTGACAGGAACACCCAAGGGGAGAGCGAGTTACGAAAGCAGAACAGGCCTGTCACTGCACTCCCACCCGCTAGTGCCTCTTTTTCAAACCCATTCCCCTcatcttcttccttttcttcatctccttatccctcacctccttctttttattttctgcagcttTAACTCTCCATCAGCCACCCACCCTCTCCCCATGCTGGCACACTGTGGTGAGGAGGTAAGAGGTCTGGCCATGTGAGGCTGCCCACCACCCTCTTCCTTcatcctgttgtttttcttttaacttttttactcactttactacctttcccctctttttttcacctcatactaatcctctctctccccctttctttctcatttcatttctgcctccctctcatTTTCCCACACCATCCAACTTTACCTCGTCTCCCTGCACAAGGCATGGAGAAAAAATAGGATTTACTTCACTAAATTTCAAAGCAGCTGTCATTTGACACCTGTAGTTGCCATTTACTTTGAAAGAAAAGTGAACATTATATAGAACATGCACTTTTAATCTTCATGCTTAAAGTGCTTAATACCAAATACTTAAACATTGCAATACTGAATGGAGAACTGCTATATTTTACCAGCGTCTTGTCTATATCTTGTCTGTATCTTATGTATGTTTATACATAAGCAGTGGATatttgttcacttgtttcactACATCTGATCTTTCACTCCCTCTGTTTTGACCAAAACCACTATCCCCgtcaccccctctctcccccgtCTTCTCTAATGGGAGAGGTAAGTGTTGGACACTTGGCTCCATGCAGGATCCTCCCTGCCTCTTAGTCTTAGTCACATGTTCCACTCTCCCTTCTGCTTTTTCTGCATCAAAAGTTCCTGACGAGACAAAGAGCCAGTCGACCCACTGAgggtgcttgtttgttttgcatgcaGCTGTGCAGTAGAGTTGTTTCCCGGTGAGTTTCACACGGGCGTCGACTCAAACAGCTGTAAACCCACAGACCTTAGATTTATCATCTTGTACAGGCTTAATAGGTTAATACAGTCTTACAAATACATTAGCAAATAGCTGTGGCTGCCTCTTGGCTTTTACAGCGTTAAGAGCACATTGGCCATCCATGCATTGTCACTAAGGCAATGGAAGTTAAGCCTATGAAATGAGAACTTTATCGACTCCGTTTGGAGAAGACTGAGCTTTGTTGTGGTTTAATAAATCTCACTTGAAGAGGTTAAGGGGGTTAGCTGGTGTGCCTTTATGCTGTTGAAAGGCCTTGTTTACAAGGCACTTGGAGAAAGGTCAGCGAGTGACTGATGGCTTCCGTTTTCCTCCCGCCTATCACAGCCACTGGTTATCTCTCCAGTGCATTGTGGGGAAGTGCGTGTTCTGTACAGTGCATTTCAGTATCCATTGAGCCAGTTTTCCCCATGGTCTATTGTTTTTAGAAAAGATGCAGCTTCCTAAGACAAGGGCTATTTACAGAATTGTCTGCCATAACTGTCTGCTCGCAATCAGTGCCAAAGTGTAAAATCAATTATTGTATCATACATTGACGTGCCAAGCAAGTAATACACAGATTAGAGCTTGTATGAGCCAATTATAGTTTCATTTTGTAGACTCACTTTGCATTGGACAGgatcatgtttattttgtttcttccaTTGCCGAGTCTACATAGCACACTTGGCTCTGAATATGATATTCCTAAAGAGGTGACACACATCCTCTGCTCTCTAACAGAGGTTGGTTTAACCCCttgtctgtggagagtctcAGTCGTCCAAGTCATGATATGCAAGTAAAGTTCAgttcagaactgaagaagcttcttggtgGAGAAGCGAAACGTCTTCAAAAACCTACTATCAAGTCCGGTTGACCTTGATTTAACTTTATTTGCGTTTAACCCCTTGTTGACGTTGTCTTTTGTGAGGAATCAAGCCTCTGTAAATCCTACTAATTCCTCTCACAATGCTGATCACAGGGGCACATTcacactgagctgcagcagctattAACAGCAATCAAAATATtgtatgctgtgtgtttcaTTGGAGGTAAAAGTGAAGTACGGAGCGACTATTGAGCATCAAAGTCCACACATTTCTCAACATCGtgttatctgtctctctctgcagttgCATAGCCTAAAAAATGTGTGCCATTGAAATCAGGGCAGACAAACAGAATGTTCTGACCTTTAGAATATCAACACTATTGAACTATACCACCTGCATTagaaggtcagtgtgtgtgtgtgtctatgtgtgtgtctgtctgtgtctgtgtcgaCTTACTTATGGTGTACAAACCACGACAAGGTAGTAGTTCTCCATGACTATCCAGTGAGATGCTATGAATTCTTACTTTTTCCATAATCATAAGAGAGTGGGGGAAGGGACTGATCGCTGTATCGTCTGGCACAAAAGAACAAGCCACTCTTCCGGCAGTGAAGCACAATCAGGCTCCAGACAGTGTGAAGTCTGTGACCTGCTCTGAACTTTCCACTGGCAGGTCATTCATATTCATTGTGGAAGGTCTgacttgaagtgatttttttttttttttttttctaattttacttacttatttttaatttaaggtTGATTTTGTGTGCTTTACATGAGGACAGGCATGGATTATAAAAGTGTCCCGACTTACTTTGGTGTAAGTTTTAAGGCACGTAAAAACAAAACCCAGACTTGAAACTATGAAAGTAGTTCTGCAGATGCTTGTAAATGCTTCTAGATACTTATAAACAGTAGTGTAGTGGAGAGAATACATGGCTATACCAAGTATACCCACCTCTTTTTCTGGAAATTTAGGGAATACCCATCTATCAACCTAATAACCACTGAACTATATAGGAGAGTAAATCCATGTCTCCTGGGTCATCTACTTTCCTACTTTGTAGGCTTATACTCACATCATCAATTATCACTACAGCACTGCTTATTAACAAAGAGAATATAGTGCCTTTCCCCTCCTTTCAGTGAAGAAGACACCCCACTTTTTTATATTACACACATTGATCAATCTGAAATTGATTACCTGTAATAAAACGCAGGCTTTGATGCAGAAAGG encodes the following:
- the fam8a1a gene encoding protein FAM8A1, yielding MAAAATSDGQRDTAEMEEKQAEPSTTTEYCARLQQWMWHHYWSYANWQSWMALAAFPFPPPCSFPQPGAGAQTPAAPAPTPGQQPFDTRHWYTYPYPFSFPAPPYTAGAQAEQRTSAATSTPPNDARAAQQQNGNPPQAGREYTIPYPLQRFLAETVDFFILFCVKATIVLWIMHLSGMKDIAKFITHFIVEEIDENTSMEDLQKMMAVALVYRVLVCFYEIICIWGAGGATPGKFLLGLRVVTCDTSTLVRPNRVLVVPASNVSLSASTVRALNKNFSIAFLFPVFITLLFFQHNRTVYDIVAGTIVVQRRGGR